In Treponema denticola, one genomic interval encodes:
- a CDS encoding YoaK family protein, giving the protein MTDTLKDLRFKIWIAFLTFLSGFINVGAIRSFSLPVSHHTGNVSHLALSIANKNITEVFMVASAILAFFAGAFFSGLLFHQRKFGLKKRYGILLMGLAMIFLSLALLKTPQILKISALSFAAGVQNAMFIFYGDILVRTTHITGYLTDAAFALAMCLRGKKDKFRFFLFYSLNILFFLAGGITAGLIKTDSFFISSACLYLIAGLYYFMMRKKQ; this is encoded by the coding sequence ATGACCGACACCTTAAAAGACCTGAGATTTAAAATCTGGATAGCCTTTTTAACTTTCTTGTCAGGTTTTATAAATGTAGGAGCAATCCGCAGCTTTTCTTTGCCTGTAAGCCACCATACGGGGAATGTAAGTCATCTTGCCCTTTCAATTGCAAACAAAAATATAACGGAAGTTTTTATGGTTGCTTCGGCGATTCTTGCTTTTTTTGCGGGAGCTTTTTTTTCAGGTCTTTTATTCCACCAAAGAAAATTCGGATTAAAGAAAAGATACGGCATTTTGCTGATGGGGCTGGCTATGATATTTTTAAGTTTGGCATTGCTTAAAACACCCCAAATCCTCAAAATATCTGCCCTAAGCTTCGCAGCAGGAGTTCAAAACGCCATGTTTATCTTCTATGGAGACATCCTTGTAAGAACCACCCACATAACAGGCTACCTTACAGATGCAGCCTTTGCCCTAGCTATGTGCCTTAGGGGCAAAAAAGACAAATTCCGATTTTTTTTGTTTTACAGCCTCAACATTCTTTTTTTCTTAGCCGGAGGAATTACAGCAGGCCTTATCAAAACCGATTCATTTTTTATAAGTTCTGCCTGTCTTTATCTTATCGCGGGCCTTTATTATTTTATGATGAGGAAAAAACAGTAA
- a CDS encoding type II toxin-antitoxin system HicA family toxin, producing MTAKEVLKLLKQNGWYICETKGSHYQLKHLKIRGKITIPFHSGDLKAGTLNSILKQAGLK from the coding sequence ATGACGGCAAAGGAAGTGTTAAAGCTCTTAAAACAAAACGGATGGTATATTTGTGAAACTAAAGGTTCACATTATCAATTAAAACACTTGAAAATAAGAGGAAAAATAACTATTCCCTTTCATAGCGGCGATTTGAAGGCAGGAACATTGAATAGTATTTTAAAACAAGCAGGATTAAAATAA
- a CDS encoding type II toxin-antitoxin system HicB family antitoxin — translation MRNKTYLAVFEPVGDGAYSVYFPHVLGCVSYGKDFIDAQKMAKEALELHIYGMEKDGEKLPVEEFSGIQTNDGDIVCAITIYPDLVKNEIESRRVKTNCTIPYGLKLKAEQQGINFSQVLETSLKELVL, via the coding sequence ATGAGAAATAAAACATATTTGGCTGTTTTTGAACCGGTAGGCGATGGAGCATATAGTGTGTATTTTCCGCATGTTTTAGGTTGTGTAAGCTATGGAAAAGACTTTATTGATGCACAAAAAATGGCAAAAGAAGCTTTAGAACTTCATATATATGGAATGGAAAAAGACGGAGAAAAACTGCCTGTTGAGGAGTTTTCAGGCATACAGACAAACGATGGAGATATAGTTTGTGCTATTACTATTTACCCTGACCTTGTAAAAAATGAAATAGAAAGCAGGCGTGTTAAGACAAACTGTACTATCCCCTATGGTTTAAAGCTAAAAGCAGAACAACAAGGCATAAATTTTTCTCAAGTCTTGGAAACATCATTAAAAGAATTGGTATTATGA
- a CDS encoding elongation factor Tu produces MEYAYSIRSINKLKEYNLFLETHKSKIAAYIDFIQNSYSVKDLPEYIVFADFDMATRVHSSISIPAYTNEIRMVITPELNIWKSIYLKQLEVYELKAVENIQSYYSNDINENSILQIIGHELMHQSELFLDDFEDEKKLTEGIWFEEGMVEYISKKFFLTTEEFEKEKQINTSLVKLFEEKYGISSIESFGQETYDENYTSIFYNYWRSFLAIDILVQKFHTVFKVFEHYHNWNKAGRTMPLSKWFQIE; encoded by the coding sequence ATGGAATATGCATATTCAATTAGAAGCATCAATAAACTTAAAGAATATAATTTATTTTTAGAAACTCATAAAAGTAAAATAGCGGCTTATATTGATTTTATTCAAAATTCCTACAGTGTAAAAGATCTGCCTGAATATATAGTTTTTGCAGATTTTGATATGGCAACAAGGGTACACAGCAGCATAAGTATTCCGGCATATACCAATGAAATTAGAATGGTTATCACACCTGAACTTAATATTTGGAAATCCATATATTTAAAACAACTCGAAGTCTACGAACTCAAGGCTGTGGAAAATATTCAAAGTTACTATTCAAATGACATAAATGAAAATAGTATTTTGCAAATAATAGGACATGAATTAATGCATCAAAGCGAACTCTTTCTTGACGATTTCGAAGATGAAAAAAAATTGACAGAAGGCATTTGGTTTGAAGAAGGGATGGTCGAATATATAAGCAAAAAATTTTTTCTTACAACCGAAGAATTTGAAAAAGAAAAACAAATTAATACTAGTCTGGTCAAACTTTTTGAAGAAAAATACGGCATTTCATCTATAGAAAGTTTCGGACAAGAAACCTATGATGAGAATTATACTTCAATTTTTTATAATTACTGGCGCAGTTTTTTGGCAATCGATATCTTGGTTCAAAAATTCCATACAGTATTCAAGGTTTTTGAACACTACCATAATTGGAACAAGGCAGGACGGACCATGCCCTTATCAAAATGGTTTCAAATAGAATAA
- the coaD gene encoding pantetheine-phosphate adenylyltransferase: MVKAVFAGSFDPPTFGHLNVIERAQKIFTEVHVVIAVNNNKNYLFSGEERKHMMEELTQKWDNVFVNTWNSLIVNYAEKIGANVLIRGVRNVSDFSYEFDLAVMNKGLNQKIETVFMVPDTKYFVLRSSSIKELAAFKGNLSGMVPPIVEKALKEKLVEI, from the coding sequence ATGGTAAAAGCTGTTTTTGCAGGATCCTTTGATCCGCCCACCTTCGGGCATTTAAACGTAATTGAGAGAGCTCAAAAGATATTCACCGAGGTGCATGTAGTAATCGCCGTAAATAACAACAAAAACTATTTGTTTTCGGGTGAAGAGCGTAAACATATGATGGAAGAACTGACCCAAAAATGGGATAATGTTTTTGTAAATACTTGGAATTCGCTGATAGTAAACTATGCCGAAAAAATCGGTGCCAATGTTTTAATCCGCGGTGTACGGAATGTTTCCGATTTTTCCTATGAATTCGATCTTGCCGTTATGAATAAGGGCTTAAATCAAAAGATAGAAACCGTATTTATGGTTCCCGACACAAAGTACTTTGTATTGCGTTCAAGCTCCATAAAAGAATTGGCAGCCTTCAAGGGCAATCTTTCCGGCATGGTTCCTCCTATAGTCGAAAAGGCCTTAAAGGAAAAACTGGTGGAAATATAA
- a CDS encoding ribonuclease Z — translation MNLEAFILGCGGMMPLPYRHLTSVLLRREGDLFLFDCGEGTQVALRRLNLRWKRINAIFISHTHADHITGLPGLLMLSSQVDREEPLYIIGPPKVAEYVETSRKVLDMYINYEIIVKEIKEPGVVYSTEEFQVRSFWLDHTKPCMGYTFEEFERPGEFNPEAARALNVPCGPLWSKLQGGNEVVSADGKTIRPQDVMGPKRKGRKFSFVTDTKYLPSIAQEVKHSDFFVCEGMFEKGMEKDAAEKKHMTCTQAAQIAKDAEVKKMALIHYSPRYTDNELKVLLDHAREVFPETILSKDRMNIQLEYED, via the coding sequence ATGAATCTTGAAGCTTTTATTTTAGGCTGCGGCGGAATGATGCCGCTTCCATATAGACATTTAACATCGGTTTTGCTTCGCCGTGAGGGCGATTTGTTTTTGTTTGATTGCGGAGAGGGTACTCAGGTTGCCCTGCGCCGCCTAAACTTGCGCTGGAAAAGAATCAATGCTATTTTTATAAGCCATACCCATGCCGACCATATAACGGGTCTTCCGGGACTTCTGATGCTTTCATCCCAAGTTGACAGGGAGGAACCTCTTTACATAATAGGTCCTCCAAAGGTTGCCGAATATGTGGAAACCAGCCGGAAAGTTTTAGATATGTATATCAATTATGAAATTATCGTAAAAGAAATAAAGGAACCGGGAGTCGTTTATTCTACCGAGGAATTTCAGGTACGTTCTTTTTGGCTGGATCATACAAAGCCCTGTATGGGATACACCTTTGAAGAGTTTGAGAGGCCGGGGGAATTTAATCCCGAAGCTGCAAGAGCCTTAAATGTTCCATGCGGGCCACTTTGGTCAAAGCTCCAAGGCGGAAATGAAGTAGTCTCTGCTGACGGAAAAACTATCCGCCCCCAAGATGTTATGGGGCCTAAAAGAAAGGGCAGAAAATTCAGCTTTGTAACCGATACAAAATATTTACCATCCATTGCTCAAGAAGTAAAACATTCCGACTTTTTTGTATGCGAGGGGATGTTTGAAAAAGGTATGGAAAAAGATGCTGCCGAAAAAAAACACATGACCTGTACGCAGGCGGCTCAAATCGCTAAGGATGCCGAGGTCAAAAAGATGGCCCTAATTCATTACAGTCCGAGGTACACCGATAACGAGCTTAAAGTTCTTTTGGACCATGCCAGAGAAGTTTTCCCCGAAACGATCCTTTCAAAAGACAGAATGAATATTCAATTGGAATATGAAGACTAA
- a CDS encoding GNAT family N-acetyltransferase — MTFDLEYKKLTIEDINSIAQIYINYYNNIENGCWTKEKACKRISQLITISDSMCLGMYKEGLLIGFTLGYYKQFDDLLAYFLDEIVIDTKHQNKGYGTSLIKAMEDIVKINGVTLIELSSVNDKAHIHFYKKSGFYIADNFIPMGKFLKETNI; from the coding sequence ATGACGTTTGATTTGGAATATAAAAAATTAACGATTGAAGATATTAACAGTATAGCGCAAATTTATATTAACTACTATAATAACATTGAAAACGGCTGCTGGACAAAAGAGAAGGCCTGTAAAAGAATCTCTCAACTTATTACTATTAGCGATTCAATGTGTCTGGGTATGTATAAAGAAGGATTATTGATAGGTTTTACTTTAGGATATTATAAACAATTCGATGATTTATTGGCATATTTTTTAGATGAAATAGTAATAGATACAAAACATCAAAATAAGGGATACGGCACATCACTAATAAAAGCCATGGAAGATATTGTTAAAATAAATGGTGTCACACTTATAGAACTGTCAAGTGTTAATGATAAAGCACATATACATTTTTATAAAAAATCAGGATTTTATATTGCCGATAATTTTATTCCAATGGGAAAATTTTTAAAGGAAACAAACATCTAA
- a CDS encoding L-2-amino-thiazoline-4-carboxylic acid hydrolase, which translates to MTAEKIFEIPQMSADWIRNELNKKFQPDEAEKKYREVIETYEKFANDAPSIGGKDNPMSKNFYGAISAFAYYECMNRSMLPDEITAMCYGMMIGNKKGGQLSRFNLNNRLVQKLFHGLFGLRARKLNKHKEDGSWNNTWGMKINPLHHKEGISIHLVGCPIADFAKKNGYGELMPYFCETDKAVMEHFGGTLYREHTVADGYEDCDYWIKNKGE; encoded by the coding sequence ATGACAGCTGAAAAGATTTTTGAAATTCCGCAAATGTCTGCGGATTGGATCAGGAATGAACTGAATAAGAAATTTCAACCTGATGAGGCCGAAAAAAAGTATCGGGAGGTTATTGAAACCTACGAAAAGTTTGCAAATGATGCACCGAGTATCGGCGGCAAAGACAATCCGATGTCTAAAAACTTTTACGGAGCCATTTCGGCCTTTGCGTATTATGAATGTATGAACCGCAGTATGCTGCCCGATGAAATTACGGCTATGTGTTACGGTATGATGATCGGCAATAAAAAAGGCGGTCAGCTTTCGCGGTTCAACCTTAACAATAGGCTGGTGCAAAAACTCTTTCACGGACTTTTCGGTCTGAGAGCACGCAAGCTGAACAAGCACAAAGAAGACGGCTCATGGAACAATACATGGGGAATGAAAATAAACCCGCTGCATCACAAAGAAGGAATCAGCATTCATCTGGTAGGATGCCCCATTGCCGATTTTGCAAAAAAGAACGGATACGGTGAATTGATGCCGTATTTTTGCGAAACGGATAAGGCGGTTATGGAACATTTCGGAGGCACTCTTTACAGAGAACACACCGTTGCCGACGGATACGAAGACTGCGACTATTGGATTAAAAACAAAGGCGAGTAA
- a CDS encoding EamA family transporter yields MMWAVFAFLSAVFAALTSILAKVGIEGLNSNLATALRTVVVLAIAWGMVFLTNTQHGIIDISKKSWIFLTLSGLATGASWLCYYKALQIGEASKVVPIDKLSVVITLILAVIFLHENLNAKSILGSLLITAGTLCMVL; encoded by the coding sequence ATTATGTGGGCGGTTTTTGCGTTTTTATCCGCTGTTTTTGCGGCACTTACTTCTATTTTGGCAAAAGTTGGAATTGAAGGGTTAAATTCAAATCTGGCGACAGCATTGAGAACAGTTGTTGTATTAGCAATAGCATGGGGGATGGTTTTTCTTACAAATACACAACACGGAATTATCGATATCAGCAAAAAAAGCTGGATATTTCTGACTCTTTCGGGCCTCGCAACAGGAGCGTCTTGGTTGTGTTATTACAAGGCCTTGCAAATAGGTGAAGCATCAAAAGTTGTTCCTATCGATAAATTAAGTGTAGTAATTACATTAATTTTGGCAGTGATTTTTCTGCATGAGAATCTCAATGCAAAATCGATATTGGGTTCGCTGCTTATTACGGCAGGTACACTTTGTATGGTTTTGTAA
- a CDS encoding type II toxin-antitoxin system HicB family antitoxin — protein sequence MKYTYPVIFENDDGKIGVRVPDISGCFTFGDTVTEAIEMAEDAIAMMLAHYEDNNQAIPKASNISDVKIKDGFVNYVIADTDKWRRQFSERSVKKTVTIPVWLNYKAENANLNFSQELQNALKAKLQIGL from the coding sequence ATGAAATATACATATCCTGTTATTTTTGAAAATGATGACGGAAAAATAGGGGTAAGAGTTCCCGATATTTCCGGCTGTTTTACATTCGGAGACACAGTAACTGAAGCTATAGAAATGGCAGAGGATGCCATAGCTATGATGCTTGCCCATTATGAAGATAACAATCAAGCAATACCAAAAGCCAGTAATATATCGGACGTAAAAATAAAAGACGGATTTGTAAACTATGTTATAGCCGATACAGATAAATGGCGCAGGCAATTTTCAGAAAGATCGGTGAAAAAGACGGTTACCATTCCGGTATGGTTAAATTACAAGGCCGAAAATGCCAATCTTAATTTTTCGCAAGAATTACAAAATGCCCTTAAAGCAAAATTGCAGATTGGGTTGTAG
- a CDS encoding HicB family protein, whose protein sequence is MEDAMSAWLCVAEDEGFDIPNATPQQKIIHTQNDTLSIIKADTKKYRAMTYSRAVRKNVSLPAWLAEAAENANLNFSQELQNALKAKLQVGL, encoded by the coding sequence ATGGAAGATGCAATGTCGGCTTGGCTTTGTGTTGCAGAAGATGAAGGCTTTGATATTCCTAATGCGACGCCTCAACAGAAAATTATACATACTCAAAATGATACACTTTCTATTATCAAAGCTGATACAAAAAAATATCGAGCTATGACATATTCTAGGGCTGTGCGAAAAAATGTATCTCTTCCCGCATGGCTTGCAGAAGCTGCCGAAAATGCCAATCTTAATTTTTCGCAAGAATTGCAAAATGCCCTTAAAGCAAAATTACAGGTTGGGTTGTAG
- a CDS encoding leucine-rich repeat domain-containing protein, whose protein sequence is MKQTQLPLTDEEKANVNLLEIIDGRITGVSNPDKLVGSLVLPNCITEIGVYAFKNCIFLTSIVIPDSVTKIGFGAFQNCSSLNRVVIPKSVTLIRSKAFAGCTCLTDITVDSENPVYCSENNIIYTKDKKKLVAAAAGLEHIIIPDGVSEIGMCAFQNCSSLTSITIPSSVIKIDIWAFSGCTGLKELTVDNKNPVYCSEDNSIYTKNKKKLIAAAKGLTSVAIPDGVTEIGEHAFSGCSGLTGIVIPESVTVIGACAFSDCTCLTGVTIPDSITEIGTAAFSGCTALTDITIPAGVTIIGEDAFSECTCLTELTVDSENPVYCSENNIIYTKDKKKLLAAAVSLKGRIVIPDGVTEICERAFSDCSGLISLVIPASVIEIGLRAFAGCKCLTELIVNSKNSVYCSENNIVYTKDTKYLIAAAGGLEHIIIPDGVTEIGAWAFSGCASLTNVTIPASVIEIGCWAFKDCTSLKNIVIYGSVAEYNISTFYCINPDAHFTVKNETEKKLLINSDNSIRDEQITVDPEL, encoded by the coding sequence ATGAAACAGACACAATTACCGCTTACCGATGAAGAAAAAGCAAATGTAAATCTTCTCGAAATAATTGACGGAAGAATCACAGGAGTAAGCAATCCCGATAAACTGGTAGGGAGCCTTGTACTGCCCAACTGTATTACAGAAATTGGAGTTTATGCTTTTAAAAATTGTATTTTTTTAACAAGTATTGTAATACCCGATAGTGTTACTAAGATCGGCTTTGGTGCTTTTCAAAATTGCAGTTCTTTGAACCGTGTTGTGATACCGAAGAGTGTTACCCTGATCCGTTCAAAGGCTTTTGCAGGCTGTACTTGCTTAACGGATATTACGGTCGATAGTGAAAATCCTGTCTATTGTAGTGAGAATAATATCATTTACACAAAAGATAAGAAAAAACTGGTAGCTGCGGCAGCCGGTTTGGAGCATATCATTATACCTGACGGCGTTAGTGAAATTGGTATGTGTGCTTTTCAAAATTGCAGTTCTTTAACAAGTATTACAATACCCTCCAGTGTTATTAAGATTGATATATGGGCATTTTCCGGCTGCACCGGTTTAAAAGAGCTTACAGTTGATAATAAAAATCCTGTCTATTGCAGTGAGGACAACAGTATTTATACAAAAAACAAGAAAAAACTAATTGCTGCGGCAAAGGGTTTAACTAGTGTCGCTATCCCTGACGGTGTTACTGAGATTGGAGAACATGCATTTTCCGGCTGTTCCGGTTTAACCGGTATTGTTATACCTGAAAGTGTTACCGTAATTGGGGCGTGTGCATTTTCAGACTGCACATGCTTAACCGGTGTTACGATACCCGATAGTATTACCGAGATTGGGACCGCTGCGTTTTCCGGCTGCACCGCTTTAACCGATATTACGATACCTGCCGGCGTTACTATAATTGGAGAGGATGCATTTTCGGAGTGCACATGCTTAACAGAGCTTACGGTTGATAGTGAAAATCCAGTCTATTGTAGTGAAAATAATATCATTTACACAAAAGATAAGAAAAAACTATTAGCTGCAGCAGTCAGTCTAAAAGGTCGAATTGTTATCCCTGACGGTGTTACCGAGATTTGTGAAAGGGCATTTTCCGATTGTTCCGGCTTAATCTCCCTTGTTATTCCCGCTAGTGTTATTGAAATTGGACTAAGGGCTTTTGCAGGTTGCAAATGTTTAACAGAGCTTATTGTGAATAGTAAAAATTCTGTCTATTGCAGTGAGAATAATATTGTTTACACAAAAGATACTAAATATTTGATAGCTGCTGCAGGCGGTTTGGAGCATATTATTATCCCTGACGGTGTTACCGAGATTGGGGCGTGGGCTTTTTCAGGCTGTGCTTCTTTAACAAATGTTACGATACCTGCCAGTGTTATTGAGATTGGTTGCTGGGCATTTAAGGACTGTACTTCTTTGAAAAACATCGTCATATACGGTAGTGTTGCTGAATATAATATATCAACATTTTACTGTATTAATCCCGATGCACACTTTACAGTCAAAAATGAAACGGAAAAAAAATTACTCATAAACAGTGACAATAGTATACGGGATGAACAAATTACGGTTGACCCTGAATTATAA
- a CDS encoding FliG C-terminal domain-containing protein — MTQTKNLECNEKISESLKVINTSPIEALVTFLRTESLLQAVLVITALEPEKASCTLEHTPEHIRKPIIASLTRSIQMYPDVYEKIIADAAETIRNIQADKKRRVSAGFMTELEDSMPELNNRTVKSILNILKETDSERSCKIRSAIVAFEDIMLLDNRSVQKVLREAQIEEFAAVLINAPEALKQKVSCNMSKRAFTELEKYMKTHYSQLIKVKEEMQDRIATIMCRLEKSKEISIPRHDDDAVIN; from the coding sequence ATGACACAAACAAAAAATCTTGAATGCAACGAAAAGATTTCCGAATCCCTCAAGGTTATTAACACAAGCCCTATCGAGGCATTGGTCACTTTTTTGCGTACCGAAAGCCTGTTGCAAGCCGTACTCGTTATTACCGCTTTGGAACCGGAAAAAGCATCCTGCACGTTAGAGCATACGCCCGAACACATAAGGAAGCCGATTATTGCATCTCTTACACGCAGTATTCAAATGTATCCCGATGTGTATGAAAAGATAATTGCTGATGCGGCGGAAACAATACGGAACATACAGGCGGACAAAAAGCGGCGGGTATCTGCCGGTTTTATGACTGAACTTGAAGACAGTATGCCGGAACTCAATAACCGAACAGTCAAATCCATCTTGAATATTTTAAAAGAAACGGATAGTGAACGCTCTTGCAAGATACGTTCCGCTATTGTTGCGTTTGAAGACATTATGCTCCTTGATAACCGTTCTGTACAAAAAGTGTTACGGGAAGCACAAATTGAAGAATTTGCTGCGGTACTTATCAATGCACCGGAAGCATTAAAACAAAAAGTGAGCTGCAATATGTCAAAACGGGCATTCACAGAGCTTGAAAAATATATGAAAACACACTATTCGCAGCTCATTAAGGTCAAGGAGGAAATGCAAGACCGTATTGCCACTATCATGTGCCGATTAGAAAAATCAAAAGAAATTAGCATTCCGCGACACGATGATGATGCCGTTATCAACTAA
- a CDS encoding FliG C-terminal domain-containing protein, whose translation MMIDIQQKEDGKQKTETPHTLIEKCSNEMLAKVLRTEDPHTGALIIGRLPLEKKAAVLEGVLPHLTADQQKIILTELTFGTSELAESMQLIEADIAEKIKRLTEKRTILIGGIDFVNKILINVNELSKKEILTLLKNANPALYEQVHAEPFVFEDIVMLDDRSIQKTMHKTDTAQTAAALATASCEVKHKIMINLSKHTTEKVEEEIKTIHAKLEEDTETEDEYETFSMKMENAQAAILDTIFRLEKTGEIVLPKPEFDFMEEAGNIIFRKPPLEFISKPLSDFIENCDTATLCAVLQQEDQLIIPLLIGTMSLHKAAELLQMLPDSVRLPIIEYLAQGNFESADAVECIAEHIRNEIEQNTQVPYIELDGIDFLEKMIGLTDSLFTKNVLSFLEKTNYEAYTALRERIFLFEDIALLHNHSIIKLLREIDKEDFLRAFSAPCPAVQEKMERNMSKEAAAALKEELDYMGTVPIQKVRESRQKIIEQLRQLVERGEIVLQYTDAEKFLMQKKTIFKATAPGKI comes from the coding sequence ATGATGATAGATATTCAGCAAAAAGAAGATGGAAAACAAAAAACGGAGACACCGCACACTCTTATCGAAAAGTGCAGTAATGAAATGTTGGCTAAGGTTTTACGGACGGAAGACCCGCATACGGGGGCTCTTATTATCGGACGTTTGCCGCTTGAAAAAAAAGCTGCCGTTTTAGAGGGTGTGTTGCCGCACCTAACTGCTGATCAGCAAAAAATCATTCTAACGGAACTGACATTCGGCACGAGTGAATTAGCGGAGAGTATGCAGCTTATCGAAGCGGACATAGCAGAAAAAATAAAACGCTTAACGGAAAAACGCACTATACTGATAGGCGGCATTGATTTTGTCAACAAAATACTGATAAATGTGAATGAATTATCAAAAAAGGAAATTCTTACGCTTCTTAAAAATGCAAATCCGGCGTTATATGAACAAGTACATGCGGAGCCCTTTGTTTTTGAAGATATTGTTATGCTCGACGATCGTTCCATTCAAAAAACAATGCACAAAACAGATACTGCACAAACGGCTGCCGCGTTGGCAACTGCATCTTGTGAGGTAAAACATAAAATAATGATAAACCTCTCAAAACATACTACGGAGAAAGTGGAAGAAGAGATTAAAACTATCCACGCAAAGTTGGAAGAAGATACTGAAACAGAGGATGAATATGAAACCTTCAGTATGAAAATGGAAAATGCACAAGCTGCCATTCTTGATACTATCTTCCGGTTGGAAAAAACAGGTGAGATTGTTCTTCCAAAACCGGAGTTTGACTTTATGGAAGAGGCGGGTAATATTATTTTTCGAAAACCGCCGCTTGAGTTTATTTCCAAACCATTGTCTGACTTTATTGAAAACTGCGATACAGCAACACTGTGTGCGGTTTTGCAGCAAGAAGATCAGCTGATCATACCGCTGCTGATTGGAACTATGTCTTTGCATAAAGCTGCCGAACTTTTACAGATGCTTCCCGATAGTGTACGGCTTCCGATCATCGAATACCTTGCACAAGGTAACTTTGAGTCTGCGGATGCGGTGGAGTGTATTGCAGAACATATACGGAACGAAATAGAACAGAATACCCAAGTGCCGTATATCGAGCTTGACGGTATAGATTTTTTAGAAAAGATGATCGGGCTTACGGACAGTCTGTTTACGAAAAATGTACTATCCTTTTTAGAGAAAACCAACTATGAAGCATACACAGCATTACGGGAGCGCATCTTCCTTTTTGAAGATATTGCTCTACTGCATAATCATTCTATCATCAAACTGCTGCGTGAAATTGATAAAGAAGACTTCTTGCGGGCGTTCAGTGCACCGTGTCCCGCCGTACAAGAAAAAATGGAACGCAATATGTCAAAAGAGGCAGCAGCAGCATTAAAAGAAGAACTTGATTATATGGGAACCGTACCCATACAGAAAGTACGGGAATCCCGGCAGAAGATTATCGAGCAGCTCCGTCAGTTAGTAGAACGCGGCGAAATCGTTTTGCAATATACGGATGCAGAAAAGTTCTTAATGCAAAAGAAAACGATATTCAAGGCAACCGCACCGGGAAAGATTTAA